A stretch of the Oenococcus sp. UCMA 16435 genome encodes the following:
- a CDS encoding MerR family transcriptional regulator, with product MTYTIKRAAKKSGLSASSLRYYDKKGLLPFVSRNRIGYRDFTDSDLKIIHTICCLKNTGMKIRNIRRYVNQIMAGPDTIPDRVELLGEHRAAVLEEQKKIAENLSEIDYKLNRYRDPDATKKVNADIKSATEEKTSESLSSSYLNKDRNA from the coding sequence ATGACATATACGATTAAGCGGGCTGCTAAGAAATCGGGTCTTTCTGCTTCCAGCCTTCGTTACTATGATAAAAAAGGACTTTTGCCTTTCGTCTCAAGAAACAGAATTGGATATCGTGATTTTACAGATAGCGATCTAAAAATAATACACACAATTTGCTGTTTAAAAAATACCGGAATGAAAATCAGAAATATCCGTCGATACGTCAATCAGATAATGGCCGGTCCTGATACGATTCCTGACCGTGTTGAGCTTCTTGGGGAACATCGTGCAGCAGTGCTAGAGGAGCAAAAGAAAATTGCTGAAAATTTGAGTGAAATCGACTATAAACTAAATAGATACCGCGATCCGGATGCAACCAAAAAGGTGAATGCAGACATTAAGAGTGCAACTGAAGAAAAGACATCCGAATCTCTTTCTAGCTCATATCTCAATAAGGACCGAAATGCATAA